A single Caldilineales bacterium DNA region contains:
- a CDS encoding response regulator transcription factor, with the protein MSSIRILAVDDSETFLRGLGGLLATEADLEIVGVARSGAAAVAQARRLQPDVALMDLRLAWDSGSARATQEDGLRAIREMARQWPQMAIVVISSFSERRWVAMAMDAGAKGFLPKEAPPEAIMAAVRTAARGGMVLTPEQFGWLRDAVEPLTGRERDVLALLARGQSDKEIAHGLGISVGTASKHVENIRAKLGAASRGEAVARAREQGLI; encoded by the coding sequence ATGAGCAGTATTCGTATCCTGGCCGTGGACGATAGCGAGACTTTCTTGCGCGGGCTGGGTGGCTTGCTGGCGACGGAAGCGGATCTGGAAATCGTGGGCGTGGCGCGCAGCGGGGCCGCGGCGGTGGCGCAGGCGCGGCGCTTGCAGCCCGATGTGGCGCTGATGGATTTGCGGCTGGCCTGGGATAGCGGCTCGGCGCGGGCGACGCAGGAAGATGGGTTACGCGCGATCCGGGAGATGGCCAGGCAATGGCCGCAGATGGCGATCGTGGTGATCAGCAGCTTTTCGGAGCGACGGTGGGTGGCGATGGCGATGGATGCCGGGGCCAAAGGCTTTTTGCCCAAAGAGGCGCCTCCCGAAGCGATCATGGCGGCGGTGCGAACGGCGGCGCGCGGAGGCATGGTGCTGACGCCGGAGCAGTTCGGTTGGCTGCGCGACGCCGTCGAGCCGTTGACCGGGCGCGAGCGGGACGTGTTGGCGCTGTTGGCGCGGGGCCAGAGCGACAAGGAGATCGCACACGGACTGGGGATCTCGGTCGGAACGGCCAGCAAGCATGTGGAGAATATTCGGGCGAAGCTGGGGGCCGCCAGCCGGGGGGAAGCGGTGGCGCGGGCGCGGGAGCAGGGGTTGATCTGA
- a CDS encoding response regulator transcription factor — protein sequence MNQPIRVLIADDNAVFRQGLCRLLASDPEIEVVGEAGDGYAAVEQALACAPDVVLMDIRMPGQSGLEAARQIWLQRPQIKIIVLTEYDSTALRAKTDQVGIAAYLTKQVDSSELLKTIHKTIP from the coding sequence ATGAACCAGCCGATCCGAGTCCTCATCGCTGACGACAATGCCGTGTTCCGGCAAGGCCTGTGCCGGTTGCTGGCAAGCGACCCTGAGATCGAGGTCGTGGGCGAGGCGGGAGACGGATATGCCGCCGTCGAGCAGGCGCTGGCCTGCGCCCCCGATGTCGTGCTGATGGACATCCGCATGCCTGGGCAAAGCGGGTTGGAGGCGGCGCGGCAGATTTGGCTGCAGCGACCGCAAATAAAAATCATCGTGTTGACTGAATATGACTCGACTGCACTACGCGCCAAAACCGATCAGGTCGGTATCGCGGCCTATCTGACCAAGCAGGTGGATAGTAGTGAACTGCTAAAGACTATCCACAAGACGATACCCTGA
- a CDS encoding VWA domain-containing protein: protein MNSFQLVLISRNDIGQGDFDIEFNYAQILWETGDASGGNGGLGGASARVGYSNGTRQPGTFYELPGSAVNGAFLDLNSSTGLIHHSRNSAILGRYMFEVRNGVVLPTHTPSPTNTPTPTLTPTPTNPAIGAIDNPSCDAITGWAGDKDDPNRPVEVHLYANGPYDSGTFIGAVVADLPRESAVCNALGGVNCGVCPADQPQCKHGFAFTAIPAWLQDGHPHAIYAYGLNLPGTAGNPANPLYGVPKTLTCLPTPTPTPSPTRTPTAVPANSAIGAIGEPTCSAITGWAGDKDDPNRAVEVHLYADGDYSSGRFITGLSADLPRETAVCSILGGINCGVCPADQPQCKHGFRFPNLPAWLLDGQSHTIYAYALNLPGTSGDPATLLAGSPKALQCLPTPTYTPSATLRASPTLTPTKTATPTPSPTSTSTPIPGDLTPTPRLPTPTATPDFPVCTLTVEKTAFPSVARIDGQVGVMLRLEGECASEVGAAVDVALVIDRSSSMCGVKLDQAEAAGQAFLDNMTFPPDQASIISFASTAQLQAGLTGNRTQAGNALGSIACGGFSRIDAGLNKAFEEMSGARRVAGHTPAVLLLTDGNPEGSYADDVRAAAQHLREAGIQFYTVDLGEDADAALLREIATAPDHFYQSPTGEQLEAIYTRLAGELRQVPAANLNLVDVVGPNFEIVPNSFSGAATPRVDGQTLSWAIPRLDVGASEVRFSVKPKACGTFPVNESAAVSYDDNRGVRRTANFPIPSVTVAGCDEALTDIFIRDNDTDDGRIPSSRPWWLSPDIWVRHSQDGGEQHENPQAGQRNFIYARIHNRGTTRVRDIAVAFYFGNPSLGLSWPDNWTPLEATAHIDSLAPGQATVVSIPWDVPNLSGHFCLLVRISAAADPIRLNDTAWDNNIGQRNLHIVAYPQPAAGACQLDKSGMYSDRIGFDVVNTLAASSLMDFEIAANGLPVGVEVRFEPGGLAGRWSSLDGLVVEADGRLRLTSAPARVYGIRLAPYEKRTVFLEVRAPDNSRFTVGLTEIVRGQVVGGNTYQRYLPPCPLALPLILGPRPGCRPGHTYTADADFDQGLMININHRVPSSNQLQLNDKVTPLPFIWIALSGRGTVAKVNTETGVVLGEYLSAPSGRSRNPSRTTVDLNGNVWVGNRDEAASGKGSVVHIGLLENSQCIDRNGNGVIDTSTGLSDVKPWPNAGGVDNGGGVATAEDECIIDYLRTSGTNVRTVAVDVRNNVWVGGLGNMVHDLIDGNTKAVLKTIHPTCGGYGGLVDAAGVLWSASGNSADSKLLRYNPLTDEARCIAIPYGYGLGIDSQGNIWHSQCSANQVKKLDANGATLGDYASTGSCPTGLTVTPADDNAWIANRYSANVTRLGSTGSALATIPVGGSPTGAAVDAAGKVWVTNYDSNNAMRIDPATNSVDLTVPLGANAHPYNYSDMTGSVVLSSPPQGKWVVIYDSGTAATPWGTIAWNGMEPVGTSLTVRVRSAESRTDLGGQAWVNASNNVVLVGALSGRYLQVEVQFLGTDQGASPILYDLTVTPLCQAAPSTPPEPSSPEAAPFALPKD, encoded by the coding sequence TTGAATTCATTTCAGCTTGTCCTCATCAGTCGAAATGACATAGGACAGGGCGACTTCGACATTGAATTCAACTACGCACAAATTCTCTGGGAAACCGGTGATGCCAGCGGCGGTAACGGTGGGTTAGGCGGTGCTTCTGCCCGCGTCGGCTATTCCAATGGAACCAGGCAACCCGGGACCTTCTACGAACTCCCTGGTTCAGCCGTTAACGGAGCGTTTCTCGATTTGAATTCATCCACCGGTCTCATTCATCACAGCCGCAACTCGGCCATCCTGGGTCGATACATGTTCGAGGTGCGAAACGGAGTGGTCCTGCCAACCCATACACCATCTCCTACCAATACCCCAACACCTACCCTCACCCCCACCCCTACCAACCCCGCCATCGGCGCCATCGACAACCCTAGTTGCGACGCCATCACCGGCTGGGCCGGCGATAAGGACGACCCCAACCGCCCAGTCGAAGTCCATCTCTATGCCAACGGCCCCTACGACAGCGGCACATTCATCGGCGCCGTGGTGGCCGACCTACCACGCGAGTCTGCCGTCTGCAACGCCCTGGGCGGCGTCAATTGCGGCGTCTGCCCGGCGGACCAGCCGCAGTGCAAGCACGGCTTTGCCTTCACCGCCATCCCGGCCTGGCTGCAGGATGGACATCCTCACGCCATTTATGCTTATGGCCTCAACCTGCCTGGAACCGCGGGCAACCCAGCCAACCCCCTTTATGGCGTACCCAAGACCCTGACCTGTCTACCCACCCCCACTCCCACGCCTTCGCCAACCAGAACTCCTACTGCCGTCCCAGCCAACTCGGCCATTGGCGCCATTGGCGAGCCAACGTGCAGCGCCATCACCGGCTGGGCCGGCGACAAAGACGACCCCAACCGCGCCGTCGAAGTCCATCTCTACGCCGATGGCGACTATTCGAGTGGCCGCTTCATCACCGGCTTGTCTGCAGATTTGCCCAGAGAAACGGCCGTCTGCTCCATCCTGGGTGGGATCAACTGCGGCGTCTGTCCCGCCGACCAGCCGCAGTGCAAACATGGATTCAGGTTCCCCAACCTCCCAGCCTGGCTGCTGGACGGGCAATCTCACACCATCTATGCCTACGCTCTCAACTTGCCCGGCACCAGTGGCGATCCGGCCACGTTGCTGGCGGGTTCACCCAAAGCGCTGCAATGCCTGCCCACGCCTACCTACACGCCTTCGGCTACCCTCAGGGCAAGCCCTACGCTCACGCCCACAAAAACCGCAACCCCCACACCAAGTCCGACTTCCACTTCCACACCCATCCCCGGCGATCTCACCCCCACCCCACGCCTCCCCACCCCCACTGCCACCCCCGATTTTCCGGTCTGCACCCTCACAGTCGAGAAGACCGCCTTCCCCAGCGTAGCCCGCATCGACGGACAGGTAGGGGTCATGCTCAGGCTGGAGGGAGAATGCGCCTCCGAAGTCGGCGCGGCGGTGGATGTGGCGCTGGTCATCGACCGATCTTCCTCCATGTGCGGCGTCAAACTCGACCAGGCTGAGGCTGCGGGCCAGGCCTTCCTCGACAATATGACCTTCCCGCCAGACCAGGCCAGTATCATTTCCTTTGCCAGCACCGCTCAGCTGCAGGCCGGACTCACCGGCAACCGGACGCAGGCGGGCAATGCCCTGGGCAGCATTGCCTGTGGCGGCTTCTCACGCATCGACGCCGGCCTGAACAAGGCCTTCGAGGAGATGTCCGGGGCGCGACGGGTGGCAGGGCACACCCCCGCCGTCCTCCTGCTGACGGACGGCAATCCCGAAGGCAGCTACGCCGACGATGTGCGAGCCGCGGCGCAACACCTCCGTGAGGCCGGGATCCAATTCTACACCGTCGACTTGGGCGAGGATGCCGATGCTGCGCTGCTGCGCGAGATCGCCACCGCGCCTGACCACTTCTACCAGTCGCCTACCGGCGAACAGCTCGAGGCCATCTATACCCGGTTGGCGGGCGAACTGCGCCAGGTCCCAGCCGCCAACCTTAACCTGGTCGATGTGGTTGGGCCGAATTTCGAGATCGTTCCTAACTCGTTCAGCGGAGCAGCTACACCACGGGTCGACGGGCAAACCCTGTCCTGGGCCATTCCTCGGCTCGACGTCGGAGCCAGCGAAGTCCGCTTTAGCGTCAAACCCAAAGCCTGCGGCACGTTTCCGGTCAACGAATCGGCTGCCGTCAGCTATGACGACAACCGCGGCGTCCGTCGCACCGCCAACTTCCCCATCCCCAGCGTCACCGTAGCTGGTTGCGATGAGGCGCTTACCGACATCTTCATCCGCGATAACGACACCGACGACGGCCGCATCCCCAGCAGCCGGCCATGGTGGCTAAGTCCCGATATCTGGGTGCGCCACAGCCAGGACGGCGGGGAGCAGCACGAGAATCCGCAGGCTGGACAGCGCAACTTCATCTACGCCCGCATCCACAACCGGGGGACGACGCGGGTGCGAGACATCGCCGTGGCCTTCTACTTCGGCAACCCCAGCCTGGGCCTCAGTTGGCCGGACAATTGGACGCCACTCGAAGCCACGGCCCACATCGACAGCCTGGCGCCCGGCCAAGCGACGGTCGTCTCCATCCCCTGGGACGTGCCCAACCTCAGCGGTCACTTCTGCCTGCTGGTGCGGATCAGCGCCGCCGCCGACCCCATCCGGCTGAATGACACCGCCTGGGACAACAACATCGGCCAGCGCAACCTGCACATTGTCGCCTATCCCCAACCCGCGGCCGGCGCCTGCCAACTGGACAAGAGCGGGATGTACAGCGACCGCATCGGCTTCGACGTAGTCAACACCCTCGCCGCCTCCAGCTTGATGGACTTCGAGATCGCCGCCAATGGGCTGCCGGTCGGGGTCGAGGTGCGTTTCGAGCCGGGCGGGCTGGCCGGGCGCTGGAGCTCGCTGGATGGGTTGGTGGTCGAGGCCGACGGCCGGCTGCGACTGACAAGTGCGCCGGCGCGAGTCTACGGCATACGGCTCGCCCCCTACGAGAAGCGCACGGTGTTTCTGGAAGTCAGGGCGCCGGACAACAGCCGCTTCACGGTCGGGTTGACCGAGATCGTTCGCGGGCAGGTGGTGGGTGGGAACACTTACCAACGCTACCTCCCGCCTTGCCCTCTCGCCCTGCCGCTCATCCTCGGCCCTCGGCCCGGTTGTCGCCCCGGCCACACCTATACCGCCGACGCCGATTTCGACCAGGGCCTGATGATCAACATCAACCACCGCGTGCCCAGCAGCAACCAACTGCAATTGAACGACAAAGTGACGCCGCTGCCCTTCATCTGGATCGCGCTTTCGGGACGGGGCACGGTGGCCAAGGTCAACACCGAGACCGGCGTCGTGCTCGGCGAATATCTGTCGGCGCCTTCCGGTCGCAGTCGCAATCCCTCGCGCACCACCGTCGATCTCAACGGCAATGTCTGGGTGGGCAATCGCGACGAAGCCGCAAGCGGCAAAGGGTCGGTCGTACACATCGGGCTGTTGGAGAACAGCCAATGCATCGATCGCAATGGCAACGGCGTCATCGACACCTCGACCGGGCTGAGCGATGTGAAACCCTGGCCCAACGCTGGCGGCGTCGACAACGGCGGCGGCGTGGCGACGGCAGAGGACGAGTGCATCATCGACTATCTGCGCACCAGCGGCACCAACGTGCGCACGGTGGCGGTGGATGTGCGCAACAATGTGTGGGTGGGCGGTCTAGGCAACATGGTGCACGATCTCATCGATGGCAACACCAAGGCGGTGCTGAAAACGATCCATCCGACTTGCGGCGGCTATGGCGGGCTGGTCGATGCGGCGGGGGTGCTGTGGTCTGCGTCGGGCAACAGCGCCGACAGCAAACTCCTACGCTACAACCCACTTACGGATGAAGCCCGCTGCATCGCTATACCGTATGGCTACGGTTTGGGTATAGACAGCCAGGGCAACATTTGGCATAGTCAATGCAGCGCCAACCAGGTCAAGAAGTTGGATGCGAACGGGGCGACCCTGGGCGATTATGCCAGCACTGGCTCCTGTCCAACCGGCCTGACCGTGACCCCCGCCGACGACAACGCCTGGATCGCTAATCGATACTCCGCCAATGTCACGCGGCTCGGCAGTACTGGCAGCGCGCTGGCTACCATCCCGGTGGGCGGCTCGCCGACTGGCGCCGCTGTGGATGCAGCGGGCAAGGTGTGGGTGACGAACTATGACTCGAACAATGCCATGCGCATCGATCCGGCCACGAATTCCGTTGACCTGACGGTGCCGCTTGGCGCCAATGCTCATCCTTATAACTACAGCGACATGACCGGTTCGGTCGTGCTCAGTTCACCGCCACAAGGCAAGTGGGTGGTCATTTACGATAGCGGAACCGCGGCTACACCCTGGGGAACCATCGCATGGAACGGTATGGAGCCGGTAGGGACAAGCCTCACTGTGCGTGTGCGCAGCGCCGAGAGCCGCACCGACCTGGGCGGCCAGGCGTGGGTGAACGCAAGCAACAATGTAGTCCTGGTTGGCGCACTCTCCGGTCGCTATCTGCAAGTCGAAGTGCAGTTCCTGGGCACCGACCAGGGCGCGTCGCCCATTTTGTATGACCTGACCGTAACGCCGCTCTGCCAGGCAGCACCATCGACGCCGCCAGAACCATCCTCGCCAGAAGCGGCGCCATTTGCGCTGCCGAAGGATTAG
- a CDS encoding carboxypeptidase regulatory-like domain-containing protein, with product MPPRRIVFLVVITVLAFFLAGCAAGDSQEASPTIQAPTPTIQATATPPPTATLTPTATPTPVPPAVLQGRVLDPATGEPAVGAEITAGEQKATADADGRFMISGLAPGQYVVLVSHPAYDPYLSGILTLNAGETQNLDVLLSASGTTRYPTDPMAQNQVDPAGAPTAAEAERLARLQGFRGQVASIQETLLDGQFLVNYRLGGSLRAAVATLNHPAWELIDQDGRLWYIVRVCGNLAVARPATASLPPQLEAQPYPVVTVGGQATMGRACASDDCEVLIELPAGWHGVVLACAAECQWLRVQGEGCRGGCWIRSEGQTVLGNAARLPRAPGEIQWSAPEPISPNGQGGPTQRLLLDKNGRLWGFWEEHTANPSPTKIYETIHYRTWNGVGWNDLQDIPGSENSGEPSATVATDGSVLVRADRAVDLMKNKFEKIWFRWDGKQWTELREMMTEYIDQGNAGEIAADGFGNVLSFANGSQVWDGSSWRKADGPQFYVPSAALRLDSRGQLHIVQSGNEGIRHWIWNGEAWALGETIYRPFSDEAAVYASLSVGPGDAIHVVWVSSRPRSLDPNTPTPHRVLYSRWTEAGWTPPQVIMGPFDDKSAWFPAMTVLPDGLIVVVWGDVGVFPHSAVYATWGDGQTWTPPVVIAASDKTESMYPSIAADADGNIHVIWMGNGSNPVYHVLGRR from the coding sequence ATGCCGCCTCGCCGTATCGTTTTTCTGGTCGTTATCACGGTGTTGGCCTTTTTCCTTGCCGGCTGCGCGGCTGGTGATAGCCAGGAGGCTTCCCCTACCATCCAAGCTCCAACACCGACAATTCAGGCGACAGCCACACCGCCTCCGACCGCAACTCTTACACCCACCGCCACCCCCACCCCTGTTCCTCCCGCCGTCCTGCAAGGCAGAGTGCTCGACCCAGCCACGGGCGAACCGGCCGTCGGAGCCGAGATCACGGCTGGAGAACAGAAAGCCACCGCCGACGCCGATGGCCGCTTCATGATCTCCGGCCTGGCTCCCGGCCAGTATGTCGTGCTGGTCAGCCATCCCGCCTATGATCCCTACCTGTCGGGGATCCTGACCCTGAACGCAGGCGAGACGCAAAACCTGGATGTGCTGCTCAGCGCTAGCGGCACGACGCGCTACCCCACCGACCCTATGGCGCAGAATCAGGTGGACCCCGCCGGCGCGCCTACTGCCGCCGAGGCCGAGCGTCTGGCCCGGCTGCAAGGGTTCCGGGGGCAGGTGGCAAGCATTCAGGAAACCCTGCTGGATGGACAGTTCCTGGTGAACTACCGCTTGGGCGGCTCTTTGCGCGCGGCCGTGGCGACGCTCAATCATCCGGCTTGGGAACTGATCGACCAGGACGGCCGGTTATGGTACATCGTGCGGGTCTGCGGCAATCTGGCCGTCGCAAGACCTGCCACAGCCTCACTGCCGCCGCAGCTCGAGGCTCAGCCCTACCCGGTCGTCACCGTGGGCGGGCAGGCTACGATGGGTCGCGCCTGCGCCAGCGACGATTGCGAGGTGCTCATCGAGTTGCCAGCAGGCTGGCACGGCGTGGTGCTGGCATGTGCGGCCGAGTGCCAATGGTTGCGGGTGCAGGGCGAAGGCTGCCGGGGCGGTTGTTGGATCCGGTCGGAAGGACAGACGGTACTGGGCAATGCCGCGCGGCTGCCCCGTGCACCGGGCGAGATCCAGTGGTCGGCGCCAGAACCCATCAGCCCGAACGGGCAGGGTGGGCCTACGCAGCGACTCTTGCTGGACAAGAATGGGCGGTTGTGGGGGTTTTGGGAAGAACACACTGCCAACCCTAGCCCCACGAAAATCTACGAGACCATCCACTACCGCACTTGGAACGGTGTTGGCTGGAATGATCTGCAAGACATTCCTGGCAGCGAGAATAGTGGGGAGCCGTCAGCCACGGTTGCCACAGATGGAAGTGTTTTGGTACGCGCCGACCGGGCGGTTGATTTGATGAAGAACAAATTCGAAAAGATATGGTTTCGTTGGGATGGCAAACAGTGGACTGAACTCCGAGAGATGATGACGGAGTATATAGACCAGGGAAATGCCGGCGAGATTGCCGCCGATGGCTTCGGCAATGTCCTTTCATTCGCCAATGGCAGTCAGGTTTGGGATGGTTCGAGCTGGCGCAAGGCAGACGGGCCGCAATTCTATGTTCCTTCAGCGGCACTGCGCTTGGATAGTCGTGGGCAACTGCACATAGTCCAGAGCGGGAATGAAGGCATACGGCACTGGATTTGGAATGGCGAGGCGTGGGCCCTGGGAGAGACCATCTACAGGCCATTTTCTGACGAGGCGGCAGTCTACGCCAGTTTGTCCGTCGGCCCGGGCGACGCCATTCATGTGGTTTGGGTCAGCAGCCGCCCGCGATCGCTCGACCCCAATACGCCGACGCCGCATCGGGTGTTGTACAGCCGCTGGACCGAGGCGGGATGGACGCCGCCTCAAGTCATCATGGGGCCTTTCGACGACAAAAGCGCATGGTTCCCCGCTATGACCGTGCTGCCCGATGGTCTGATCGTAGTGGTGTGGGGCGATGTGGGTGTGTTTCCGCACTCAGCAGTGTATGCCACGTGGGGCGATGGCCAGACTTGGACCCCGCCCGTGGTCATCGCTGCCAGTGACAAAACTGAATCGATGTATCCCTCGATCGCAGCCGACGCGGATGGGAACATCCACGTCATCTGGATGGGCAACGGCTCAAATCCTGTGTACCACGTCTTGGGCAGGCGCTAA